atGACAATTAAATGGTTAGTTATTGAAAGCAAGCATGGTATGGAGATGGATATGGATTTGCTATTACTTCACTTGGTGGATGTTGAGTGGGGTTCAGGAAAACAAAATGTTTGATTTCATTATCATCTTTAATTTTTTCTAGTTAGTTGTAAAGAGGATTCCATACATCTTCTCTCATTCAAAACCGTGCATGATGCTTTCATCTTGCATGGCGCTTAGCGCTTAAATATAAACTGCATAGGGAAAGCCCTTTACATTTCTATTGCTCTTAATCTATTGTTGCTTTTACTTCTGTATCACAGTAGGAATTATATACTAAAATTGTGGTTATTCTAGATTGTCAAAACATCAGTTGATTATCAGATCTCATGAAGGCCCTGATGCACGTGAGAAGAGGCCTGGTTTTGGAGGCATGGATCAGGGGTACACCATAGATCATGCCGTGGAGTCTGGGAAGCTCATTACTTTATTTAGTGCGCCAGATTATCCGCAATTTCAGGTGTGCTCAGATTATTATACTTCAAGTCTATAAGTCTAGTTCTAAGTGAAGTTCTTGCGTGTGTTTGGAAACTGTTATGGGCAGTTTGGCACTCTTCTATAAGAGGTTGTTGGTGCATTGAAATTTTCATAAAGAAATTTGAGCATAAAATAATTTCACTTGAAACATATTTCTCTTTCAGCTTCTTAATATATTCTTTTCAGGATGGAAATATCTTATCTTAACACCTCTCATATGTTACactttaaaaaatattttcttatgaGTTATGCCATATCATAGGCATTTTGGGGAAATCAGAACCTGATCGCATCTTTAGTAGGATGTGGTTATGAACCGATGATTATcataattttctctttttgagATAAGGTGGGAAATTGTAATAAAAAATTCGAATCTTTGAATTATATGAAACGTACTCCAAATTAATACTTGAGAGAAAGGATTCACACATAACTGACCAGCAATATTTGATCTGACAGATGGTTATAAGTTATATATTCGCCAATCTGTTGATTAAATTGTGGTTCCCTTGGTGTTGTAGGAGTATCGTCTCCAGTCTGTAAAGACATTTCTTTCAACACATTTTGATATCACTTTGTCTCCTCTGCAGGGTACCGAGGAGCGGTATAGAAATAAAGGGGCTTACAATCCTTACATTGTTCTGAAACCCTCTAATTTTGATCATCCTGAATTTCATAGTTTTGAAGCAGTTACTCCAAGACCACAGGTATTGGTTATTGTTGAATATCGATCGaaattctgaaaaaaaaaaaaacaataatgaGGTCCTGGTTTTGTGTTGGAGTTAATTAGTCTTGACAACTTTTCAGTTAGTTATAATGCATTACATTGGCATTGTATTGTAGGTAAAAGCATACTATGATTATAAAAATGCAATTGATTCTGATGAGGAGTTGGACAGGGCATCAATGGCAACCAGTCCTTAATGATCCGTCATCAGCTGGTGTTCTTCACAAATTTACATTTTCAGTTGGAGCTTCTTGATCAATTACCGTCGTGTTTGGATCTCACTAGGCTATACACCAAGACTAAAGGCGGGTTTTCTTGCGTGAATCTCTttctttgttaattttttttttctgatcttAAGATATACGAAAGATATCGATCAACTTTCATCGAAACCATAACTACTACAATTCATGAACATACACAAGCTCGATCAGTTGAGGCTTTAAACTATGTTCTTCTCTAAAACCTGCATTTCACTTGTTCCCTCTTATGTACTACTGAAAGAAACCGACTTGAGTCATCGTGTAGATAGCGAGGTCGAGTAGTACTGTCATATAGGCGCAGAAGATGGAGTATAAAAGCAAGAGAGCAAGTTTTGCTCCATTTGCAAGCACTTTTGGAggtttatgttcttataatggCGATTGCCAATTTGGAAAGGCCATCGAAAGCCGAAAACGTACATTCAATCCAGCATTTCTACAGAACTACATACCCGTAATATTCTCTCACAACCCACAATCTACGACTAAAACGTTAGAATCATTACCCATTATTTGAATCAGAATGGTAAAATGTAAGCAATTGGGTTTTGCCTAGCTggcttgaaagttgaaacagtTTCAACTGAAAACAGAGGGGCAACATTGTCTTTTCCAGAACGTACTTATCACCTCCGGCGCAGTCCCAAATGTGTTTTGAAATGTTGTTTCACATGATCACAAGGAAACGTCAGGAACGCGCTAAAACTGGTCGgaaatgcgaccaaaacgaaCAAATACGCTCTGAAAACGTTGGGAAAAGACATTTAGACCCATATGTAAGGTATAAAAGCCGAGAAATATAAAAGATAAAGAGGAACCTCAGCCCAAATCTTCAAAGGCAGTGCCGCTCCAGGTATAAGGgttctctccttcttcttcgtcctcttcctcttcaatTACTTAGCTTTTGTCTGCGTTCGGTAATATACAGAGTTTCATTTGAGCATGTAATTGTTTGTATAAACCTTGTTGATGGTTTACAATCCACCTCACTTGACTTGACTTATATAGATATGCAGTAGTGGAAAATGGGTTGTGAGGAACATGCTGTGCTGAAACAAAGTGatgaatttcatttttttagtgTTTAATAGAAGATTTAGTAATGATATTATGGATGTACACTCAGTCTGCTTAATTACTAAAAAGTAGGGGAGGAGCTTGAGACTTCGGGTGAAAATGTCTTcgtgggtggtaaaaaccgtTGGAAGTGAGTATGGCAGTATGCTCTATCTACAAAcctgttttctttctttaaaaGATAAACCAATTCACTTATTTACTGAATGTAGTAGATACTCATCATTTGTGAACTGGGAGCTTTGGTGGCCAAATTTCCCCATTCTGTTGTATttcaaagatactcaaacaaagCCTGAAGGGCAAAGTTCACTTCTTTCCGGTGATATTTGTAAGTTTCCAAGTACCAAGCTTTTCTGTGTTTGTAGCTCAAAGTCTTTAGTCTAATGCTAGCAACTGATAACGTTTTGGACAAAGAACATAAGTAGTTTTTGGATCAGAttatgtaaaataaaaatagattaCTAAACACTGACAAAGTAAAGCACTTGAAGCTTAGAAAGTTTTATCTCACAAATTGTACTTATTTCAAAATTGTAAAATGTTCGTGATGAGCAGAATGGGAAGCAATTTTATAATGTCATGGTGGAGAGAGCTGGTCCTTCCCAAACTAGCGGgccaaaataatataataatgcTAAACGAACCACCTATTTGGTGAATCACATATAAACCACCTTATGTACGTGGCAGCTGAAGTAGATAACCACATCatcaaattataatatttgagTTTCGTATATTTTACATTTTTCATCATCTATTTTTAAGGATtcaatgtttttattttggctTTATACTCCTCCATGTCTTCATCAAAATTGTATTCTTCTATCTTTTTTTCTCAGAGTTCTTCCCCGTCCTCTCGTCGCCTGCTTCaagaacaaacaaaaacatgaATGTCTTGTAAACCACACAAGAAGAGCACTCATGATTTTGGAATGGTTGCAGAAATCATATCCACTTCTACAGTTTCCACCAAACCCTAATTTCCAAACATGTAAGtctatttcatatatatatttatatatgattaACCACGATTCAAATGGTTGAGAATGGAACCTTAATTAAATTGAATGGATGTCTTTCAATTGAAAAGGAGGTGAGAGCTACGTTGAGACGACATCGAAGAACAAGAGACTCGATCAAGAGAGAGTTTCATCTGATGACAACCTCGATCGTCAATAAGAGTTATAagaccaaacaaaaaaaaagtttaagccaaacaaaaaaatccaTCTCTCTACGCATTGTGATGGCGATGAGGAGGAGTTGAGGTGCAGGATCTCTTATTAGCTAGCTGGTCGTCATGTATTGTGTTAGTAATAAAAAGCTAGGCTCGTTCTTGTTCGAAAATTTTTGggattgattaattataagatgaaccctaaccctaatcaCTATATAGATCATGGGTAAGGCCTGTATACTTGTCGAACTCTCCCATTCTGCAATTGTGGCTTCAGTTCTTAATTTGGGGATCTAGATAATAGCAAAGAAATTCAAAGATAAATCCAAAATATTACATTTTTTaaaggaatttttttattgaaaaataataatataaaattcaaatatcaTAACTCAATAAACTTAATGTCTTAAAACTATTTTGCAAACTCCTCCAGCGCATCGGGCATCTAGATGCCCCTGCCCCAAATTGGTGCAAATTGAACTTTGATGGAGCTGTAGAGTAAAGGATGTTGCTTGGGGTTTTGTTAACTTTGATGACATGCCTATCTGCTCTGGTGCTAGAAGGATCCCATCTTTGTTTGTCCTTGTCGGGAAGCCTCGGGCCTCAGCCCTAAAGAATGGATTACTTGCTGCCCAAGACTTACGCATCCCTTCCATCCATATTGGAGGGGATCTGGCTCGCTCATCAACTTGGTAAAAGGAAATCAAGACACTCCCTGGATTATATGACTTTGATTAGAGATATAAAATCTCTCCTAGAGTCATTCTCGCAAGTTTTCACTGAGCATATCTTCCGTGAAACCAATTTCTTAGCGGACTCTATTGTTATGGTCGGTCTCTCCGTTGTTAATGCATGCATTTGTAATGGTATCCCTCCTCAGGCTAACCCCGAGCCCTCTTACTTGATTGCTCTGGTGCTGGCCGCTCTCGTGGCGGTGTTTTATAACTGTTTTTTCgctcaagaaaaagaaaattcctTTAGGGCATATGATGATGTTGTGCAGTTGTGGTGCTGGCCGCTCTCGAGAATATTTGTgccaacataaaaaaaaaaaacatgtcatAAACTTTTTTTAGCTTAAGAGATGAATTTTTATTATATGACATGCTTTTTTTATGTATCTTATTAAGTGGGTCAAGCTTAATCTTGTGATAGGATTCACAATATATGTCTACTGGAAGGGAATATATAATCATTCGTTTGTATGACCTGAACATATCAAGTGCATTCTAAccatacttgcaaaatgtGCTGGTTCTATCAAAAGTCTTACATATCTAGACACAAATCAGACACTGTCATATGTAGTGTATTCATTAACAAAAGTGAAAGTTGTGTGGCTGAAATGCTAATAATCTGaaacgatattacaacaagacTTGTGTAAAGGTACATATTCCCCACACTAACTGCATCCAAGCCGCCAAATGCTTTAGAGTTTAAGTATAAGCCCGACCTAGGTTGGTTGCCAGGAGGCCTGTTCAATGGGCGGCATCCCTAGCTCTCCGAGCTCGCCGTGAGGCCGAGATAGCTGGCTGAGGTGAGCCTGTTGTCCCCATCCCCCACGACGTCATTATACGCGCCTCCTTTACGTTGGATGGTGATGAGGAATCTAACCGGTTTCTTTCAGACCATGAATACTTCATCGGCGAGTTTGAGaaagattttaatttaaagttgTACGGGTTGTATCTCAACATGGCCAGGGAGCATCTTCTTAGGGCGTGTGGCGCTTGTGCTTATGGAGATGGTCGATCGGTTTGGATTTGTTTTAGGAGAGCTGCGAGATGgtagtgatgatgatgctgaTGGTGGTTTGGGATGAtagagatgatgatgatcaaaATGCAGCCATTGTGTTGAGACTTCTGTTGTAGTTCAATTTAGTTGATAGATGCCTATCTATCCCTATATGTATAAAGTTTCTCACAATTATTagttaaaataaattaaacaacGAGCAACCTTATATAGACACACGGATCCTAAAGAATACTGAATTACATATATCTAGTAAACTCCGATATGATCAATAACAACTTAATGTCTTCATAACCAGTGGTGGAATCTGAAACTTTcaaaaaatataaagaattcatatttttataaataaaaaatagaaaacaatTATTCAAAAAATACAAACTGTATATTATTAAAGTAGACAAACCATACACTATACTATGTGGTGTATAATGGTTAGATTCATCGTTCATAAAAAACAATGTAAGTTGCATGGATGAAATGCTAATCATCTAAAACGATGTTACAACAAGACTTGTGTAAAGGTATATATTACCCACACTAGCTGCCTCCTCTCCGCCACCAGTTTAGATATATGAAATGATAGATCttccgattttttttttaaattaccgATATATCTTATAggatatatcttttttttctcgaagtaataaaataatttacatTATAGCTACCCCTTTTAAATCTTTAAGAACATCCATCGTAATTAATGCTCATCCGTGAAGATAAATACTCATCTGTGAATCGTGTTGCTGTGTGGGGTGATAGTTAATCTTTGATGATGAACAGATGGAACCTACTATACATATAAAGTTGATAGTTAGGAACCCTATATCAAATTTGAGTGGATGCTCAATCTATCTCCTCATCGTTTAACGGGATTTTAGCTCATCAAAATAGTTCTACAATTTAGAATAATCAAAGACAGCAAGTCATCCTTTAGTTTTGGCCAATTTCATTTACTATTTATTCCGATAAGGAAGTTGTTTTATCATCATGATTATCATTTTTAGGCTAAtttgaaaaatttaaatataaaatgCTAGATATTCGTCATTTGAAAATGATGACATGGTATTATTCAGTATTCTAAAAAGCGGTCTAGGCGGCTGCCTAGGCGCTACGAGGTCACTCGCCGTTGCGTTTTTTGCCTCGGCGGCCATCTGTGGCGTTTTGTGAATTATGCGGCTtcctaggcgctaggaggtcacCCGCCGCCGCGCTTTTTGCCTCGGCGGCCATCTGTGGTGTTTTGTGAATTATGCGGCTGCCTAGGCGGTTCTAGGCGGCTTTATTTAGTGCTAGGCGGTCTAGGCAGCCATATTCAGTCCTAGGCGGTCAACCatcatttgacattaaaaaaacctaaaagatGCCGCTGCTCtaattctttgtctattttctaaaaactgaatctcatcaacagaagaagaggaaagaaatatgaattttAAGTTTGAGTCCGATACTGAATGAGTTAGGAAATAATTTGGAGAGAAATAACTTGAGCTTTAAtattattgcatttgtttcattatttatcttttcttcaaatattttttatggactttctacttaagttattgtgaatttagactatttttagtatttttaaaattaatattaaaaatcattatatatttttaatcattaaaatagttaaaatataaaaaaataaaaaatatttaataatttgaaaccgcctaggcgccgcctaaccgtctaggcgctaggaggtggTTGTACGCCTGTATACTGCCTAGCGCTTTTAGACCCTTGGTATTATTAGTATATGCCAAGCATGATGCCACTTAATTAGATATTAGTTTTTTTGTAAAACTTGTTTGTGAACGTAGCACTACTCTTGATTCTTGAAGGGGAAAATCAAATGTACGGGAAATTCTTAAAGAAGGTTGTGCAACTCTCATTGGAGGTAATAGTCCTCGGGTATACGATTCCTGATTCTTACAAACTTGTCCTTGTTGCTTGGCTTATGCCATTTGGAATAGCAATTGCTCGAATAGTTCAAGAAGATAGCTAGGGAGCTTCTCTCACACTAGCAGATTGCTATAAAGAAAGGTGGTTATTGGTTTGTTGGCATTGATGGCGACTATGAAATATTGAGATAGCAAATATTGAAGTCAACATCCTCATGAAAAAAAGGGCATCAGAAAGAAcaacacaacaacaaaaaacaaaattttacaATGAATGGATACATGAAAACCAGAAACTAGTGACAAGCCAGCCACATGAATCTAGTTAATCTCAACGAACAATTTCTTTAACACCAGAACACCTTACAATGTCTTCTTACAGGAGGTTTTCCAAAACAATTAAAAAGCTCCTCTTCAAACCACCAGACATGGAGTCAGATATGTTAGAGATTTCCACCATTTAAATTGCAGTTGCTCATGTTGGTATAGTGATATTTGAAAAGATCACTGAATAACTCAACTAAGAGAATCGTGTACGAGTTGTCTCAGAATATTTTTACCAATCCTTTGGATCTGTTTCTTGtagcaacatatataatatgtgGAAGACAAAGTGTGTTACCTCTCCTTGGTGCAGTGTGCATCGGTGCCATGCTGTGTGCAGTGACGGTAACCCACACTTGAAAGGAACTTTCGGATCTCCGCTTTACTGGTATTACTGGCTTCCAACAAACGCTCGTCTTCCTCATAAATGAGATATGGTGCTTCACTTGCAGCTCTTGATAGTAACTTCTTAGCTCCTTTCAGCACATGATATTCCCAGCCTTGAACATCAATTTTGAGCAGAAGAACACGTTCAGATTCTGGAATCACATCATCGAGAGGGACGGTCCTTACTTGAACTGCTATCTCTTCATTAGACTTAAAAGCCAACTTTGCACCAGCGGCTGAAACAGCACTGTTGTCCAGACGACCAACCAACTGGTAACATAAGCAGGGTTTACATTAGCAACACACTATTAATTGAAACATTAAAGAGCCTATCTATAACTATCTATTTCCGGACAATATAATGAAAGAGTAATAGGTTAAACCCGATTAAACTATGCTTAGAGAAGCCTCAGGTTTGCACCTTTGTATTCTCAGTCTAACAAGGAAGCACACACACTACCACGGCACATGCATAATCATCACTCACCAACAATGGATCCGGTAACCTCGTTTACAATACTTTACACTCCAATGTATCCTCAAATTTCACATGTAATGCTTGCTAGACTTAGATTTGAAACTCATTTCAGAGATACTAGCTTATGTCAAGAACTTGAAACAACACAAACATTACGATCTAGACAAAAAACCacaaatccaaaccaaaatcaacaaaaattaaacCCTGCAAAAAGAAGAGATAAGTAGCAAGCCAATACGAATGCCATCTGTTCTAGACTTGCAGATGCTTATCAGCTTATGGTTGTACTATTTTTCTGGCAAGTGAACAACTCTAAACCAGAAATGAAGTTTAAGTAACCGAGCCAAGTCAACACGGGAACATTAACCTATGCCATCAACTAGACATCCTCTTCTCTAAAACCTCAACTATGCATCAATACTAGCAATTCAATGTACAACTTAAGTTCATGCATTCTCGATCATCAAACTAAATAACAAAACCAACATAGACATAAACAAAACGAACACAAATCTCCCACCTTATGAAAAGTAATATTCCCAAGCCTGTCAGAAGCAGCAGCCTCAAACACAGTAACCAACCCCCTAACACGATTCAAGTAAATGCCATCACAAATCCTCTGCAAATTCTCCAAAACCGGCTCGAAAGCCAAAACCCGAAACCCCATAACAGCAGCAGCAAAGCTAGCAATGCCCACATTGCCCCCAACATCCACCACAACCCCATTTCCCTTCCCTTCCTTCCTTAACCTCCCCAAAACCTCCTGAATCGTCTCCGAGATATCCGGCCGCCGGAAAGGCTTCCCCTTCAGCATTCTCACAATGTTCTTGTGCGGCTTCTC
This genomic interval from Argentina anserina chromosome 1, drPotAnse1.1, whole genome shotgun sequence contains the following:
- the LOC126792606 gene encoding uncharacterized protein LOC126792606, with translation MANAWKREKPFRPIFLFISATLFLLFFFFIFFLTFQNPSSSLNPNPIVLQTPSFLGPIQPFNCDLCPQSHPVIANVVEGLEFPFLYSLADLGKLPEKPHKNIVRMLKGKPFRRPDISETIQEVLGRLRKEGKGNGVVVDVGGNVGIASFAAAVMGFRVLAFEPVLENLQRICDGIYLNRVRGLVTVFEAAASDRLGNITFHKLVGRLDNSAVSAAGAKLAFKSNEEIAVQVRTVPLDDVIPESERVLLLKIDVQGWEYHVLKGAKKLLSRAASEAPYLIYEEDERLLEASNTSKAEIRKFLSSVGYRHCTQHGTDAHCTKER